A window from uncultured Anaeromusa sp. encodes these proteins:
- a CDS encoding DUF190 domain-containing protein → MIKISGQAQRLRVYVGESDRYQGQPVYHAIVAKAKALDLAGASVFRGLEGFGANSRIHTSRLLELSSDLPIVVELVDSEEYIAKLLPFLDEAVGQGMVTLENIEVVHYRHNDGKEKIR, encoded by the coding sequence ATGATAAAAATCAGCGGGCAGGCTCAGCGCTTGCGCGTATATGTCGGAGAATCGGACCGGTACCAGGGACAGCCTGTATATCATGCGATTGTCGCAAAGGCTAAGGCCCTTGATTTGGCGGGCGCTTCCGTGTTCCGCGGCCTGGAGGGGTTCGGCGCCAACAGCCGTATTCATACATCGCGTCTTTTAGAGCTGTCCAGTGATTTGCCGATTGTGGTGGAACTGGTGGACAGCGAAGAATACATTGCCAAACTGCTGCCTTTTTTGGATGAAGCTGTAGGGCAGGGTATGGTTACCCTGGAGAACATCGAAGTGGTCCACTATCGCCACAACGACGGCAAGGAGAAAATACGATGA
- the crcB gene encoding fluoride efflux transporter CrcB, whose translation MNMALDLAVIAFGGGMGAVTRYLVTIWAAERFGSAFPYGTLFVNVAGSFIIGLFMTLFLERLELDPQWRLFIAVGFLGGLTTFSSFSYETLHLVQEGAMGQAFANAGSNVILCLASTWAGFFCARLW comes from the coding sequence ATGAACATGGCCTTGGATCTGGCGGTTATCGCCTTTGGCGGCGGGATGGGGGCTGTGACTCGGTACCTGGTGACCATTTGGGCGGCGGAGCGTTTTGGCAGCGCTTTTCCTTATGGAACTTTGTTTGTGAATGTGGCCGGTTCTTTTATTATCGGGTTATTTATGACTTTGTTTTTGGAACGGTTGGAGCTGGATCCGCAATGGCGCTTGTTTATAGCGGTAGGCTTTCTGGGCGGCTTGACGACATTTTCTTCGTTTAGCTATGAAACGCTGCATCTGGTGCAGGAAGGGGCTATGGGTCAAGCCTTCGCCAATGCAGGCAGTAATGTGATACTTTGCTTGGCGTCTACTTGGGCGGGCTTTTTCTGTGCGCGCCTGTGGTAG